A portion of the Halalkalicoccus tibetensis genome contains these proteins:
- the nth gene encoding endonuclease III, whose amino-acid sequence MGTRLDSPEAQAAEVVDRLSVEYPDTTISLRFSNRLELLIAVILSAQCTDERVNQETEHLFAKYDGPEEYANADQEELAEDLSSITYYNNKAGYIREACGIIVEEHDGEVPDTMSKLTDLPGVGRKTANVVLQHGHELVEGVVVDTHVQRLTRRLGITEERSPEKIERVLMELLAREDWQDFTHLCISHGRATCTARNPDCSECVLEDVCPSSKLDSEVDLASGEAW is encoded by the coding sequence ATGGGAACCCGACTGGACTCGCCGGAGGCGCAGGCCGCGGAGGTCGTCGACCGCCTCTCCGTTGAGTACCCCGATACGACCATCTCGCTTCGTTTCTCGAACCGGCTCGAACTCCTCATCGCGGTGATCCTCTCGGCCCAGTGTACCGACGAGCGGGTCAACCAGGAGACCGAACACCTCTTCGCGAAGTACGACGGGCCCGAGGAGTACGCGAACGCCGATCAGGAGGAGCTCGCCGAGGACCTCAGCTCGATCACCTACTACAACAACAAGGCGGGCTACATCCGCGAGGCCTGCGGGATCATCGTCGAGGAGCACGACGGCGAGGTGCCCGACACGATGAGCAAGCTGACCGATCTACCGGGCGTCGGCAGGAAGACCGCGAACGTCGTGCTCCAGCACGGTCACGAGCTCGTCGAGGGCGTCGTCGTCGACACCCACGTCCAGCGCCTGACCCGTCGGCTCGGGATCACCGAGGAGCGCTCGCCCGAGAAGATCGAACGGGTGCTGATGGAGCTACTCGCGCGCGAGGACTGGCAGGATTTCACCCACCTGTGTATCAGCCACGGCCGGGCGACCTGCACCGCGAGGAACCCGGACTGTTCGGAGTGCGTCCTCGAGGACGTCTGTCCCTCCTCGAAGCTCGACAGCGAGGTGGACCTCGCGAGCGGCGAGGCCTGGTGA
- a CDS encoding halocyanin domain-containing protein, translated as MKRREFITAAGVGSAATAVGATGAVGTAAAQEDEEPDWGEFVEDAPNFDETEDLRGEEEVEVTVGAGDGLQFEPAAIWVDPGTNVVWEWTGDGGGHNVASTEGEEFETDVTDEAGFTFEHTFEEEDQINEYECTPHTAQDMHGGVAVGDGVETREVADEGVVEDPTEMGVQIQEHYVGIGAILMITVSLVFTFFVLKYGESPHAKGGN; from the coding sequence ATGAAGAGGCGGGAGTTTATCACGGCGGCGGGTGTCGGGAGCGCCGCGACAGCGGTCGGTGCGACCGGCGCCGTCGGTACCGCGGCCGCCCAGGAAGACGAGGAGCCCGACTGGGGCGAGTTCGTCGAGGACGCGCCGAACTTCGACGAGACCGAAGACCTGCGCGGCGAGGAAGAGGTCGAAGTGACCGTCGGCGCCGGCGACGGCCTCCAGTTCGAGCCGGCGGCGATCTGGGTCGATCCGGGGACGAACGTCGTCTGGGAGTGGACCGGCGACGGCGGTGGCCACAACGTCGCGAGCACCGAGGGCGAGGAGTTCGAGACCGACGTCACCGACGAGGCCGGCTTCACTTTCGAGCACACCTTCGAGGAGGAGGACCAGATCAACGAGTACGAGTGTACGCCACACACCGCTCAGGACATGCACGGCGGGGTCGCCGTCGGCGACGGCGTCGAGACCCGGGAGGTGGCCGACGAGGGCGTCGTCGAGGACCCCACCGAGATGGGCGTCCAGATCCAGGAGCACTACGTCGGGATCGGGGCGATCCTCATGATCACCGTCTCGCTGGTGTTCACGTTCTTCGTCCTGAAGTACGGCGAGTCGCCACACGCGAAAGGGGGTAACTAA
- a CDS encoding ubiquinol-cytochrome c reductase iron-sulfur subunit has translation MSTEEDKYPVESDRRRFVKGVVGAAAIAGIGSTGAAAVNTATPPTGTGGGVIDFMGIERTGGPAPRGMPIIPVEIDDDGTISGRWPEVQEVEVEGQTEFIAEEELGGLTYSSQWYQYCGKQTSPALLPQAQQNNEFLSSPQSQYEWQGELGEDEALNLDHFDDYEEWGNEIGDDGVGKPAAATWRSDGLDGGDVLEVIVIRSTAIEEAAEEDEFLEAATEEGVFAFLNVCTHFCCIPGFKVSETADNIGAGDSVFCQCHQSVYDPFSIFEQSFISFPQPDDVEEPEGGGDDEEDGDGEEEEGGEDEEGGEEEGGGDEDGGGDEEEEGGEEGDDEVGEEGGGEGADEGDEEDAAQGGDDGAEGAEGAAGGGGEDDNGGESGL, from the coding sequence ATGTCAACAGAAGAAGACAAATATCCGGTCGAATCCGACCGCCGACGGTTCGTCAAGGGCGTCGTCGGCGCGGCGGCGATCGCCGGCATCGGTTCGACGGGCGCAGCGGCAGTCAACACCGCCACCCCGCCGACGGGGACCGGCGGCGGCGTCATCGACTTCATGGGGATCGAGCGAACGGGCGGTCCGGCCCCCCGTGGAATGCCGATCATCCCGGTCGAGATCGACGACGACGGCACCATCAGCGGTCGGTGGCCCGAGGTACAGGAAGTCGAGGTCGAGGGTCAAACGGAGTTCATCGCCGAGGAGGAGCTCGGCGGGCTCACCTACTCCTCGCAGTGGTACCAGTACTGCGGGAAACAGACCTCGCCGGCGCTGCTCCCCCAGGCCCAGCAGAACAACGAGTTCCTCTCCTCGCCCCAGTCGCAGTACGAGTGGCAGGGCGAGCTCGGCGAGGACGAAGCCTTGAACCTCGATCACTTCGACGACTACGAGGAGTGGGGCAACGAGATCGGCGACGACGGCGTCGGCAAGCCCGCCGCCGCGACGTGGCGCTCTGACGGCCTCGACGGCGGGGACGTCCTCGAAGTGATCGTCATCCGCAGCACGGCGATCGAGGAAGCGGCCGAGGAGGACGAGTTCCTCGAGGCCGCAACAGAGGAGGGCGTGTTTGCGTTCCTCAACGTCTGTACGCACTTCTGTTGCATCCCCGGGTTCAAGGTCTCGGAGACCGCCGACAACATCGGCGCTGGAGACAGCGTCTTCTGTCAGTGCCACCAGTCGGTCTACGACCCCTTCTCGATCTTCGAGCAGTCGTTCATCTCGTTCCCGCAGCCCGACGACGTCGAGGAGCCCGAGGGTGGCGGCGACGACGAGGAGGACGGCGATGGCGAAGAGGAAGAAGGCGGTGAAGACGAGGAGGGTGGTGAGGAAGAAGGTGGCGGCGACGAGGACGGCGGCGGTGATGAAGAGGAAGAAGGCGGAGAGGAAGGCGACGACGAGGTCGGCGAAGAAGGCGGCGGCGAAGGAGCCGACGAGGGAGACGAAGAGGACGCCGCCCAAGGCGGGGATGACGGTGCCGAGGGCGCCGAAGGTGCCGCGGGAGGCGGCGGAGAGGACGATAACGGCGGGGAATCGGGTCTATGA
- a CDS encoding cytochrome bc complex cytochrome b subunit: MSLERKDEHDHRGWMQERDLTPIEQGYLMTLMWLDKRFRIVDYLELLETMYYRVNLQMPKSHTEQYNLDNKFWYWYPLYSLGAFSTIAYIVAAVTGALLGFYYAPSTADGMEETVAYDDVVFIMQDLNFGYFLRSLHRWSAQIMTAAVFLHMLRVYFTGSYKEPREVNWLIGIVLISLTMVFGYTGYLLPWSQLSYWAGQIGVEMALSIPFIGEWIAQLIFGGFSLDASTLQRMYILHVFILPFVVTALIAIHIGIVWMQGIAEPH; the protein is encoded by the coding sequence ATGAGCCTCGAACGCAAGGACGAGCACGATCACCGCGGCTGGATGCAGGAGCGGGATCTGACCCCCATCGAGCAGGGCTATCTGATGACCCTGATGTGGCTCGACAAGCGCTTTCGCATCGTCGACTATCTGGAGCTGCTGGAGACGATGTACTACCGGGTCAACCTCCAGATGCCCAAGAGCCACACCGAGCAGTACAACCTCGACAACAAGTTCTGGTACTGGTACCCGCTGTACTCGCTGGGGGCGTTCTCGACGATCGCATATATCGTCGCGGCGGTGACGGGGGCCTTACTGGGCTTCTACTACGCGCCCTCGACCGCCGACGGGATGGAGGAGACCGTCGCGTACGACGACGTCGTCTTCATCATGCAGGACCTGAACTTCGGGTACTTCCTCCGGAGTCTGCATCGGTGGTCCGCCCAGATCATGACCGCGGCGGTGTTCCTGCACATGCTGCGGGTCTACTTCACGGGCTCGTACAAGGAGCCCCGGGAGGTCAACTGGCTGATCGGGATCGTCCTGATCAGTCTGACGATGGTGTTCGGCTACACGGGCTACCTGCTGCCCTGGAGCCAGCTGTCGTACTGGGCCGGCCAGATCGGCGTCGAGATGGCGCTGTCGATCCCCTTCATCGGCGAGTGGATCGCGCAGCTGATCTTCGGCGGGTTCAGCCTCGACGCATCGACACTCCAGCGGATGTACATCCTGCACGTGTTCATCCTGCCGTTCGTGGTGACGGCGCTGATCGCCATCCACATCGGCATCGTCTGGATGCAGGGAATCGCGGAGCCACACTGA
- a CDS encoding cytochrome bc complex cytochrome b subunit — protein sequence MSEENDTQTDGGEPQTDGGGGVPAVPPDDETPTWRERKERTQGLSRLTYEYFERSRREDEDLRRESTYVERDVLAFPTWPHETIRNLALTCFFLGMMFFVAAALPPHMPSPADPSSTPEVILPDWYLYWSFGLLHLDPINPELAILGGEKLMSDRVYGVMANIVVVSFIAIVPFLNKGSARRPVEEPFWAALGVAGIVLAITLAALPLQDLIDFIATDLLFNLAFFLPLIAFFISYAILKTMREGYMYSLNRRYYRLRPPR from the coding sequence ATGAGCGAAGAAAACGACACACAGACCGACGGGGGAGAGCCCCAGACCGATGGTGGCGGCGGCGTTCCGGCCGTTCCGCCGGACGACGAGACGCCCACCTGGCGCGAGCGTAAGGAACGAACCCAGGGCCTCTCGCGGCTGACCTACGAGTACTTCGAGCGCTCGCGGCGCGAGGACGAGGACCTCAGGCGCGAGTCGACGTACGTCGAGCGCGACGTGCTCGCCTTCCCGACCTGGCCCCACGAGACCATCCGGAACCTCGCACTGACGTGCTTCTTCCTCGGCATGATGTTCTTCGTGGCCGCGGCGCTGCCGCCGCACATGCCGTCGCCGGCGGACCCGAGCTCGACGCCCGAGGTCATCCTGCCCGACTGGTATCTCTACTGGTCGTTCGGCCTGCTGCACCTCGACCCGATCAATCCCGAACTCGCCATTCTCGGCGGCGAGAAGCTGATGAGCGACCGCGTCTACGGCGTGATGGCGAACATCGTCGTCGTCAGCTTCATCGCGATCGTCCCCTTCCTCAACAAGGGGAGCGCCCGTCGGCCCGTCGAGGAGCCATTCTGGGCGGCGCTCGGCGTCGCCGGGATCGTCCTCGCGATCACGCTCGCCGCGCTGCCGCTACAGGACCTGATCGATTTCATCGCGACGGACCTGCTGTTCAACCTGGCGTTCTTCCTGCCGCTGATCGCCTTCTTCATCAGCTACGCGATCCTGAAGACGATGCGCGAGGGCTACATGTACTCGCTCAACCGGCGGTACTACCGGCTCCGACCGCCGAGGTAA
- a CDS encoding ATP-NAD kinase — protein MRSIPGEPAVTVSAVGVPERVIETIEGAGHAVNRTTPTSIASDASAIVTAGEDDLLEVATGRPSAPVLALDTGIGPGVDDRAAIREALADGREYDRPLLDVSMGDESVASALFDVALVTSEPARISEYAIGDARGERVASFRADGIVVATPAGSLGYAAAAGGPRLSPTAAVVCAVPIAPFHTQSGHWVLESGGLSLSVLREEGAVSLLVDGTNHGSVEAGRSVGLTVGGRMRTLHPRGRELETL, from the coding sequence GTGCGATCGATCCCGGGTGAGCCGGCGGTGACGGTCTCCGCCGTCGGGGTTCCCGAGCGGGTGATCGAGACGATCGAGGGGGCGGGCCATGCCGTCAATCGGACGACGCCGACGTCGATAGCGAGCGACGCGTCGGCCATCGTCACCGCCGGCGAGGACGACCTCCTCGAGGTCGCCACGGGCCGTCCGTCGGCCCCGGTGTTGGCGCTTGATACCGGGATCGGACCCGGCGTAGACGATCGGGCGGCGATCCGCGAGGCCCTCGCGGACGGTCGCGAGTACGATCGCCCGCTGTTGGACGTCTCGATGGGCGACGAGTCAGTGGCGAGCGCGCTGTTCGACGTCGCCCTCGTCACCAGCGAGCCGGCGCGGATCTCGGAGTACGCGATCGGGGACGCCCGCGGCGAGCGTGTCGCGTCCTTCCGGGCGGATGGGATCGTGGTCGCGACCCCCGCGGGGAGCCTCGGCTACGCCGCCGCGGCGGGCGGACCGAGGCTCTCGCCGACGGCGGCGGTGGTCTGTGCCGTTCCGATCGCCCCCTTCCACACCCAGTCGGGCCACTGGGTGCTGGAGTCGGGAGGGCTCTCGCTGTCGGTGCTTCGCGAGGAGGGCGCCGTGTCGCTGCTTGTCGACGGAACCAACCATGGCTCCGTCGAGGCCGGCCGGAGCGTCGGATTGACCGTCGGGGGTCGCATGCGGACGCTCCATCCGCGGGGACGAGAATTGGAAACACTCTAA
- a CDS encoding M28 family peptidase has protein sequence MTEWIGRTFTSDAGWDHLEALVDLEDRMAGTEGERRGAELTRDALAEAGARDARLEAFPIQGWVREDSEIRAGGTVQDCIALPRSPSEDASGELVDLGYGLPEDFEEAEIEGKVVMVRSDVPDYFDRYIHRREKYYYAVEGGAAAFIYRNHVEGCLPPTGSVGTEADPIGDVPAVGVSSEVGARLARRFDGAELTVSVEAGIDDATSYNVHAEMGPDTDEAILVTGHVDAHDIAEGAADNGAGTAMVVEIANALSERSDELETRVEFVVYGAEEVGLVGSEHHAANAEHGSIKAIVNSDGVVRGRTLEFYTHGFPELEAAAERVAERFSHPVRTIPRMGPHSDHWPFVKWGVPGYHVMSDTGEQGRGWGHTFADTLEKVDVRDLREQAIVLTELVVELAREDVSVEHRSPEEIAAALEAEDQATGMRVIGDWPYDE, from the coding sequence ATGACAGAGTGGATCGGACGGACGTTCACGAGCGACGCCGGATGGGATCACTTAGAGGCGCTCGTCGACCTCGAGGACCGGATGGCGGGCACCGAGGGCGAGCGCCGCGGCGCGGAGCTGACTCGCGACGCGCTCGCAGAAGCGGGCGCGCGGGACGCACGCCTCGAGGCGTTCCCCATCCAGGGCTGGGTCCGGGAAGACAGCGAGATCCGGGCCGGGGGGACGGTACAGGACTGCATCGCGCTGCCCCGCAGCCCGAGCGAGGACGCGAGCGGCGAGCTGGTCGATCTGGGCTACGGGCTGCCCGAGGACTTCGAGGAGGCGGAGATCGAGGGGAAGGTCGTGATGGTCCGAAGCGACGTCCCCGACTACTTCGACCGCTACATCCACCGCCGCGAGAAGTACTACTACGCGGTCGAGGGCGGCGCGGCCGCCTTCATTTATCGCAACCACGTCGAGGGCTGTCTGCCGCCGACGGGGAGCGTGGGAACCGAGGCGGACCCGATCGGCGACGTTCCGGCAGTAGGCGTCAGCAGCGAGGTCGGCGCGCGCCTCGCCCGGCGGTTCGACGGCGCGGAGCTGACCGTCTCGGTCGAGGCGGGGATCGACGACGCGACGAGCTACAACGTTCACGCCGAAATGGGCCCCGACACCGACGAGGCGATCCTCGTGACGGGCCACGTCGACGCCCACGACATCGCGGAGGGCGCCGCGGACAACGGGGCGGGGACCGCGATGGTCGTCGAGATCGCGAACGCCCTCTCCGAGCGATCGGACGAGCTCGAGACCCGCGTGGAGTTCGTCGTCTACGGCGCCGAGGAGGTGGGACTGGTGGGCTCGGAACACCACGCCGCGAACGCCGAGCACGGTTCGATAAAAGCGATCGTCAACAGCGACGGCGTCGTCCGGGGGCGCACGCTCGAGTTCTACACCCACGGCTTCCCCGAACTCGAAGCGGCGGCCGAGCGGGTCGCGGAGCGCTTCTCCCATCCAGTGAGGACGATTCCGCGGATGGGTCCCCACAGCGACCACTGGCCGTTCGTGAAGTGGGGCGTGCCGGGCTATCACGTCATGAGCGACACCGGCGAGCAGGGTCGCGGCTGGGGCCACACGTTCGCCGACACCCTCGAGAAGGTCGACGTTCGGGACCTGCGCGAGCAGGCGATCGTGCTCACGGAGCTCGTCGTCGAGCTCGCGCGCGAGGACGTGAGCGTTGAGCACCGTTCGCCCGAGGAGATCGCGGCGGCGCTCGAGGCGGAGGATCAGGCGACCGGCATGCGCGTGATCGGCGACTGGCCCTACGACGAGTGA
- the rocF gene encoding arginase — protein MTERIRIIGAPLDYGADRRGVDMGPSAIRYAGLAEGLATGDVECLDHGDLSVPRAEERDPDAEQPRAGSAKFLKEVRDVCERLSRSVAEACAAGEFPLVLGGDHSIAIGSIQGSSRDADVGVLWFDAHGDFNTPETSPSGNVHGMPMAAALGHGSFVDTPWANAPGVDPENVALVGLRSLDEEERLAIRDSPVTAYTMSDIDERGITAVTEDALAVAGDDTDGIHASLDLDWLDPKEAPGVGTPVRGGVTYREAHAALEMVAREGSLRSLEVVEVNPILDTENETASLAVELAASALGKRIL, from the coding sequence ATGACCGAACGGATCAGGATCATCGGCGCGCCGCTCGATTACGGCGCCGATCGCCGTGGCGTGGACATGGGTCCCTCGGCGATCAGGTACGCCGGGCTCGCGGAGGGACTGGCTACCGGCGACGTGGAATGTCTCGATCACGGCGACCTGAGCGTCCCACGCGCCGAGGAGCGGGACCCGGATGCCGAGCAGCCCCGGGCCGGTTCCGCGAAGTTCCTCAAGGAGGTACGCGACGTCTGCGAGCGACTCTCGAGGTCGGTCGCGGAGGCCTGCGCGGCGGGGGAGTTCCCGCTGGTCCTGGGCGGCGATCACTCGATCGCCATCGGCTCGATCCAGGGGTCGAGCCGCGACGCGGACGTCGGCGTGCTCTGGTTCGACGCCCACGGCGACTTCAACACCCCCGAGACCTCCCCCAGCGGCAACGTCCACGGGATGCCGATGGCCGCGGCGCTGGGCCACGGCTCCTTTGTCGATACTCCCTGGGCGAACGCGCCCGGCGTCGACCCCGAAAACGTCGCCCTGGTCGGCCTCCGGAGCCTCGACGAGGAGGAACGCCTCGCGATCCGCGACAGCCCCGTCACCGCCTACACGATGTCCGACATCGACGAACGGGGGATCACCGCCGTCACGGAGGACGCCCTCGCGGTGGCCGGCGACGACACCGACGGGATCCACGCCAGCCTCGACCTCGACTGGCTCGACCCCAAGGAAGCCCCCGGCGTCGGCACGCCCGTCCGCGGTGGCGTCACCTACCGCGAGGCCCACGCCGCCCTCGAGATGGTCGCACGCGAGGGGTCGCTGCGCTCGCTCGAAGTGGTGGAGGTGAACCCCATCCTCGATACCGAGAACGAGACCGCGAGCCTCGCCGTCGAGCTCGCCGCGAGCGCGCTCGGCAAACGGATCCTCTAA
- a CDS encoding Rrf2 family transcriptional regulator, translating into MSSIELTPSQKTILTALINLHREAEDAVKGEEIAGEVDRNPGTIRNQMQSLKALQLVEGVPGPKGGYKPTATAYETLDVQQMDEPAAVPLEHEGEPVEDVNIEEINLSNVHHPELCRAEIHIQGSVREYHEGDSVTVGPTPLSKLLIEGTLDGKDDTNNILILQIDSMEAPVGEPSH; encoded by the coding sequence ATGTCATCGATCGAACTCACGCCGAGTCAGAAGACGATCCTCACCGCGTTGATCAACCTCCATCGTGAGGCCGAGGACGCGGTGAAGGGCGAGGAGATCGCGGGGGAGGTCGACCGCAACCCCGGAACGATCCGCAACCAGATGCAGAGCCTGAAGGCGCTCCAACTGGTCGAGGGCGTCCCCGGGCCGAAGGGCGGCTACAAGCCGACCGCGACCGCCTACGAGACGCTCGACGTCCAGCAGATGGACGAGCCCGCGGCGGTACCCCTCGAACACGAGGGCGAGCCGGTCGAGGACGTCAACATCGAGGAGATCAACCTCTCGAACGTCCACCACCCCGAGCTCTGTCGGGCGGAGATCCACATCCAGGGCTCGGTCCGCGAGTACCACGAGGGTGACTCGGTCACCGTCGGCCCGACGCCGCTCTCGAAGCTCCTGATCGAAGGGACCCTCGACGGAAAGGACGACACCAACAACATCCTCATCCTCCAGATCGACTCGATGGAAGCGCCCGTCGGCGAGCCGTCTCACTGA
- a CDS encoding NAD(P)/FAD-dependent oxidoreductase produces MTEQVVVLGAGYAGAGAIPELENELSDAQITWISDTDYHLVLHESHRVIRDPSVREHVTIPVDEIKSPSTRFIEGEVTDLDTDDRVVTLADDTEVDYDYVLVALGSSTAYYGIPGLDEHSLTLKNLDDALGIHEAVKEAAREATRDEPAQVAIGGAGLSGIQSAGEVAEFRDKHNAPIEISLIEALPEIMPGQDPELQGAVKKRLLDADIEIMTDDPITEADEDAIHFDQGEPLEYDVFVWTGGITGRECLENANVEKEHNRIVAESTFQTDDERVFAIGDSAIVDQGESPAPPTAQAAWQAAELVGENIARASEGRPLKTWTFEDKGTLISIGDRAVAHNVQAMPINTFGWFGAETLKKAVAARWIKDVSSAKRAKRAWKYL; encoded by the coding sequence ATGACAGAGCAGGTCGTCGTGCTCGGGGCCGGGTACGCCGGTGCGGGCGCCATCCCAGAACTCGAAAACGAGCTGAGCGACGCACAGATCACGTGGATCTCGGATACTGACTACCATCTCGTCCTCCACGAGTCCCACCGCGTGATCCGCGATCCCTCCGTGCGAGAGCACGTCACGATCCCCGTCGACGAGATCAAGTCGCCCTCCACGCGCTTCATCGAGGGCGAGGTGACCGACCTCGACACCGACGACCGGGTCGTCACCCTCGCCGACGACACCGAGGTCGACTACGACTACGTGTTGGTCGCGCTCGGCTCCTCGACGGCCTACTACGGCATCCCCGGGCTCGACGAGCACTCGCTCACCCTCAAGAACCTCGACGACGCCCTCGGGATCCACGAGGCGGTCAAGGAGGCCGCACGCGAGGCCACCCGCGACGAGCCCGCACAGGTCGCGATTGGCGGCGCGGGACTCTCGGGTATCCAGAGCGCCGGCGAGGTCGCGGAGTTCCGCGACAAGCACAACGCGCCCATCGAGATCTCGCTGATCGAGGCGCTTCCGGAGATCATGCCCGGCCAGGACCCCGAGCTCCAGGGCGCGGTCAAGAAGCGCCTGCTCGACGCCGACATCGAGATCATGACCGACGATCCCATCACGGAGGCCGACGAGGACGCGATCCACTTCGACCAGGGCGAACCGCTGGAGTACGACGTCTTCGTCTGGACCGGCGGCATCACCGGCCGGGAGTGCCTCGAGAACGCGAACGTCGAGAAGGAGCACAACCGGATCGTCGCCGAGTCGACCTTCCAGACCGACGACGAGCGCGTCTTCGCCATCGGCGACTCGGCGATCGTCGATCAGGGCGAGAGCCCCGCACCGCCGACCGCACAGGCCGCCTGGCAGGCCGCCGAGCTCGTCGGCGAGAACATCGCCCGCGCGAGCGAGGGTCGCCCGCTGAAGACCTGGACGTTCGAGGACAAGGGGACGCTCATCTCGATCGGCGACCGGGCGGTCGCGCACAACGTCCAGGCGATGCCGATCAACACCTTCGGCTGGTTCGGCGCCGAGACCCTGAAGAAAGCCGTCGCGGCCCGATGGATCAAGGACGTCTCCTCGGCGAAGCGCGCGAAGCGCGCCTGGAAGTATCTCTAG
- a CDS encoding nucleoside phosphorylase, whose translation MPADDSEDPNADEQYHIEVGPDDVAPSVLLPGNPGRVGTIAEFWDDFEEKGNHREYRTLTGSYDGAPISVTSTGIGGPSAAIAVEELARIGADTFIRVGSCGAIQEGMDVGDLVITTGGVRQEGTSDEYVREDYSASADHEVVCALIAAAERLGYDHHTGITMSADSFYAGQGRPGFEGFEAAGSADLVEELREANVKNIEMEASTILTIANVYGLRAGAVCSVYANRVTGEFRTEGEGKASETASLAVKLLARMDEVKAETGAERWHAGLSLD comes from the coding sequence ATGCCGGCCGACGACAGCGAGGACCCCAACGCCGACGAACAGTACCACATCGAGGTCGGGCCCGACGACGTCGCGCCCTCGGTTCTCCTCCCGGGCAACCCCGGACGCGTCGGGACGATCGCGGAGTTCTGGGACGATTTCGAGGAGAAAGGGAACCACCGGGAGTACCGTACACTGACCGGGAGCTACGACGGCGCGCCGATCAGCGTGACCTCGACGGGGATCGGCGGACCCTCCGCTGCCATCGCCGTCGAGGAGCTCGCGCGGATCGGCGCCGATACGTTCATCCGAGTGGGCTCGTGTGGCGCGATCCAGGAAGGGATGGACGTCGGCGATCTGGTGATCACTACCGGTGGGGTCAGACAGGAGGGCACCAGCGACGAGTACGTCCGCGAGGACTACTCCGCGAGCGCCGACCACGAGGTGGTCTGTGCGCTGATCGCCGCGGCCGAGCGGCTGGGCTACGACCACCACACCGGGATCACGATGAGCGCCGACTCCTTCTACGCGGGGCAAGGGCGACCGGGGTTCGAGGGGTTCGAGGCCGCCGGGAGCGCCGACCTCGTCGAGGAGCTCCGGGAGGCGAACGTGAAGAACATCGAGATGGAGGCGAGCACGATCCTCACGATCGCGAACGTCTACGGGCTGCGCGCGGGCGCGGTCTGTTCGGTCTACGCCAACCGCGTTACCGGCGAGTTCCGCACGGAGGGCGAGGGAAAGGCCAGCGAGACCGCCTCGCTCGCGGTGAAGCTGCTGGCGCGGATGGACGAGGTGAAGGCGGAGACGGGTGCCGAGCGGTGGCACGCGGGGCTGAGTCTGGACTGA
- the cdd gene encoding cytidine deaminase, which produces MEIEDLVQAAREAQEHAHVPYSEYRVGAALETEDGTVFTGCNIENANYSNSLHAEEVALSQAIATGHRGFARLAVSSSKRDGVTPCGMCRQTLAEFCREGFPIVCDGEEGYEKYTLGELLPNTITREHLE; this is translated from the coding sequence ATGGAGATCGAGGACCTCGTTCAGGCCGCCCGTGAGGCACAGGAACACGCCCACGTGCCCTACTCGGAGTACCGGGTCGGGGCGGCCCTCGAGACCGAGGACGGCACCGTGTTCACCGGCTGTAACATCGAGAACGCCAACTACTCCAACAGCCTCCACGCCGAGGAGGTCGCCCTCTCGCAGGCGATCGCGACCGGGCATCGTGGCTTCGCCAGGCTCGCCGTGAGCTCGAGCAAGCGCGACGGCGTCACCCCCTGCGGGATGTGCAGACAGACGCTCGCGGAGTTCTGTCGCGAGGGGTTCCCGATCGTCTGCGACGGTGAGGAGGGCTACGAGAAGTACACCCTCGGGGAGCTGCTGCCGAACACGATCACCCGGGAGCATCTGGAGTAG